A section of the Flaviflexus equikiangi genome encodes:
- a CDS encoding hydroxymethylglutaryl-CoA reductase → MSKSTYSETTYTAIPTRWVGPIRFSGNAVTGEIDVPLATYETPLWPSVGRGAKVSRLVEGGIVATVVGERMTRSVLFTATGASAAHRASTIISSRFDDLQAVVSRGSRFATLVEIHPEIVGSLLFVRFAFTTGDASGHNMVTAASDALMAEILSWDLGLGYGSISGNFCTDKKATGINGALGRGKNVQADILIPHDIVHGTLKTSAEKVAELVVRKNYVGSTIAGALRSANAHFANMLLAFYLATGQDAANIVEGSQGFTYAENRPEGLYFACSLPHLIVGTVGNGKHLDHVEEAMVRLGLREDRAPGENSRRLAALIAGTVLCGELSLLAAQTNPGELMAAHVSLERGTD, encoded by the coding sequence ATGAGCAAGTCGACCTATTCGGAGACGACCTATACGGCGATCCCGACCCGCTGGGTCGGGCCGATCCGGTTCTCCGGCAATGCCGTCACCGGGGAGATCGATGTCCCTCTCGCAACCTACGAGACACCCCTGTGGCCCTCGGTCGGCCGCGGGGCCAAAGTGTCTCGCCTGGTCGAGGGCGGGATCGTGGCCACGGTTGTGGGCGAACGGATGACGCGGTCCGTGCTGTTCACGGCCACCGGTGCCTCCGCCGCTCATCGTGCCAGCACGATCATCTCCTCCCGGTTCGATGACCTCCAGGCCGTCGTATCCCGCGGCTCCCGGTTCGCCACGCTCGTCGAGATCCATCCCGAGATCGTCGGATCGCTCCTGTTCGTCCGCTTCGCGTTCACCACGGGGGACGCGTCCGGACACAACATGGTGACAGCGGCGTCGGATGCTCTCATGGCAGAGATCCTCTCCTGGGATCTGGGGCTCGGCTACGGCTCGATCTCCGGAAACTTCTGCACCGACAAGAAAGCCACCGGCATCAACGGCGCCCTCGGCCGGGGAAAGAACGTCCAGGCGGACATTCTCATCCCCCACGACATCGTCCACGGCACGCTCAAGACGTCAGCTGAGAAGGTGGCCGAGCTTGTTGTCCGCAAGAACTATGTGGGGTCGACGATCGCGGGCGCCCTCCGGTCGGCGAATGCTCACTTCGCGAACATGCTCCTCGCGTTCTACCTGGCCACGGGCCAGGACGCCGCGAATATCGTCGAAGGTTCCCAGGGCTTCACCTACGCAGAGAACCGTCCCGAGGGACTGTACTTCGCCTGCTCCCTGCCCCACCTGATCGTGGGGACTGTCGGCAACGGCAAACACCTCGATCACGTCGAGGAGGCCATGGTGCGCCTCGGCCTGCGTGAGGACCGTGCGCCGGGTGAGAACAGCCGCCGCCTCGCGGCACTGATCGCAGGCACGGTGCTCTGCGGCGAACTGTCCCTGCTGGCAGCACAGACAAACCCTGGCGAGCTCATGGCCGCCCACGTGTCCCTTGAGCGGGGCACCGACTAA
- a CDS encoding hydroxymethylglutaryl-CoA synthase, translated as MNIGIHDLDVATTHFVLDLDEMAEALGIDPAKYEKGLGQDEFSVPAPDEDIVTMAATAASRLLSRHDASKIRMVLFATESSIDQSKAAGVFVHGLLGLPQAVRTVEFKQACYSGTAALQTAVNHVARYPEDQVLVIASDVARYAVDSGGEPTQGAGAVAMLISADPNLVVIEPGSGVFTADVNDFWRPNDSSTPYVEGKLSLDAYMNAATGSWDDLVARRGLDITDIDRFLHHQPFTKMARKAHARLGEHVGADLGPELIEESMTYNRRIGNSYTASLFFGLAAQLHGNPDLAGKRLGLFSYGSGSVAEFFTGIVQDGYTDHIHPETVREALDSRVPLTFAQYRELHASYIGASDNVEVPAVTAAPFRFTGITDHVRHYEAR; from the coding sequence GTGAACATTGGAATCCACGACCTGGATGTAGCCACCACGCATTTCGTGCTCGACCTGGACGAGATGGCGGAAGCTCTCGGCATCGACCCCGCGAAGTACGAGAAGGGCCTGGGCCAGGACGAGTTCTCGGTCCCTGCCCCCGACGAGGACATCGTGACCATGGCCGCGACAGCCGCGTCGCGCCTGCTCTCCCGGCACGACGCGTCGAAGATCCGCATGGTCCTGTTCGCGACCGAGTCGAGCATCGACCAGTCGAAGGCCGCGGGCGTGTTCGTGCACGGACTCCTCGGCCTGCCCCAGGCTGTGCGCACGGTCGAGTTCAAGCAGGCCTGCTACTCGGGCACGGCCGCCCTCCAGACCGCTGTCAACCACGTGGCCCGCTACCCGGAGGACCAGGTCCTCGTCATCGCGTCCGACGTGGCGCGATATGCGGTCGATTCCGGGGGTGAACCGACCCAGGGCGCCGGTGCGGTCGCGATGCTCATCTCCGCCGACCCCAACCTTGTCGTCATCGAGCCGGGCTCGGGCGTGTTCACGGCGGACGTCAACGACTTCTGGCGCCCCAACGATTCCTCGACCCCGTACGTGGAAGGAAAGCTGTCCCTCGACGCGTACATGAATGCGGCAACAGGCTCGTGGGATGATCTCGTGGCCCGCCGCGGCCTCGACATCACCGACATCGATCGATTCCTCCACCATCAGCCCTTCACGAAGATGGCACGGAAGGCGCATGCTCGTCTCGGCGAACACGTCGGTGCCGATCTCGGCCCCGAGCTGATCGAGGAATCGATGACGTACAACCGCCGCATCGGCAACTCGTACACGGCGTCCCTGTTCTTCGGTCTCGCCGCCCAGCTTCACGGCAACCCGGATCTTGCGGGCAAGCGCCTCGGACTGTTCTCGTACGGCTCAGGCTCTGTCGCCGAGTTCTTCACCGGCATCGTCCAAGACGGCTACACGGACCACATCCATCCGGAGACCGTGCGGGAGGCTCTCGACAGCAGGGTTCCCCTCACCTTCGCCCAGTACCGGGA
- the fni gene encoding type 2 isopentenyl-diphosphate Delta-isomerase — protein MIVSSRKEDHIRLAAEQQDQPASYRGFDDIEILHHALAGIDRAQVDTSVTVGPWTWRAPFYVTGMTGGTETAMTINRALARATAATGIPMASGSIGIALDYPETSPSFTVIREENPDGIVLANIGAGRSLDDAKRAVDLLSADGLQLHLNSVQETVMPEGSRDFSAWLGLVEQIASGLDVPIIVKEVGFGLSAKTLTELKNAGVTIADVAGSGGTDFAKIENDRRSGGHDDYSYLNGFGSSAVQCLLDARLGHHVGPNADPNFTVLASGGVRHPLDVVKSVAMGARAVGVAGTFLKVALSEGADAMTEVLEIWMERVGQLQAMMGAATPGALEYTDILVRGRSREFADLRGLDVRALARRSQEAS, from the coding sequence ATGATTGTCAGCAGCCGTAAAGAAGACCACATTCGTCTCGCAGCCGAGCAGCAGGATCAGCCCGCCTCCTATCGAGGCTTCGACGATATCGAGATCCTGCACCATGCTCTTGCGGGAATAGACCGCGCCCAGGTGGACACGTCCGTGACCGTGGGGCCGTGGACGTGGCGGGCGCCCTTCTACGTGACGGGCATGACCGGCGGCACGGAGACGGCGATGACGATCAACCGGGCGCTGGCGAGAGCCACGGCAGCGACGGGGATACCCATGGCTTCTGGCTCCATCGGAATCGCTCTCGACTACCCGGAGACGAGCCCCAGCTTCACCGTGATCCGGGAGGAGAACCCGGACGGGATCGTGCTGGCCAATATCGGTGCCGGGCGCAGCCTGGACGACGCGAAGCGCGCCGTCGACCTGCTGTCGGCCGATGGTCTCCAGCTTCACCTCAACTCCGTCCAGGAGACGGTCATGCCGGAAGGCTCGCGTGACTTCTCCGCATGGCTTGGCCTCGTCGAACAGATCGCGAGCGGTCTCGACGTTCCCATCATCGTCAAGGAGGTCGGCTTCGGGCTGTCCGCGAAGACGTTGACCGAGCTCAAGAACGCCGGCGTCACGATTGCCGACGTGGCAGGTTCCGGAGGGACGGACTTCGCGAAGATCGAGAACGATCGCCGCTCTGGCGGACACGACGACTACTCCTATCTCAACGGTTTCGGCAGCTCTGCCGTGCAGTGTCTGCTCGATGCTCGACTCGGCCACCATGTCGGCCCGAATGCCGACCCGAACTTCACCGTTCTCGCCTCCGGGGGTGTTCGCCATCCCCTCGACGTGGTCAAGAGCGTGGCGATGGGGGCGCGCGCCGTCGGCGTGGCAGGCACCTTCCTCAAGGTGGCGTTGAGCGAGGGCGCTGATGCGATGACGGAGGTTTTGGAGATCTGGATGGAGAGGGTGGGCCAGCTGCAGGCGATGATGGGTGCCGCCACCCCGGGCGCTTTGGAATACACTGACATTCTTGTTCGAGGCCGTTCCCGGGAGTTCGCCGATCTGCGCGGACTCGACGTGAGGGCCCTTGCGAGGCGGAGCCAGGAGGCATCATGA